In Providencia rettgeri, the following proteins share a genomic window:
- a CDS encoding rhomboid family intramembrane serine protease, which produces MSYLSGYPRVKLLTSIVAIFIIVQSVNSLTAGGLTQFGLVPRTEWGLLGIFFAPFIHGSWEHLLSNLPPFIILSALLLHRTIKAYILASLFIIIAGGLAVWLIGRNAVHIGASGWVFGLWGLLIAQGFFRRNWVDIAIALLVLFYFGTMASGLLPTHLYISTESHIAGAIAGAIYAWLSHRYHQKTNNRSP; this is translated from the coding sequence ATGAGCTATTTATCAGGGTATCCTCGCGTTAAGTTATTAACCTCAATTGTTGCAATTTTTATTATTGTTCAATCGGTTAATAGCTTAACTGCTGGCGGACTAACCCAGTTTGGGCTAGTTCCACGTACAGAATGGGGCTTACTCGGTATCTTCTTCGCTCCATTTATTCATGGAAGCTGGGAGCATCTACTCAGCAATTTGCCCCCATTTATCATCTTAAGCGCATTATTGCTTCATCGCACCATCAAAGCTTACATATTGGCATCACTGTTTATCATTATTGCGGGTGGATTAGCAGTTTGGCTCATTGGTAGGAATGCAGTTCACATCGGCGCAAGCGGGTGGGTTTTTGGTTTATGGGGGTTGTTAATTGCTCAAGGCTTCTTCCGTCGAAACTGGGTTGATATCGCTATCGCATTATTAGTGCTGTTCTATTTTGGCACAATGGCGAGTGGCTTGTTACCGACTCACTTATACATTTCAACGGAATCTCATATAGCGGGGGCTATTGCTGGGGCTATCTATGCATGGCTGAGTCATCGTTACCATCAAAAAACCAATAATCGCTCACCTTAA
- a CDS encoding helix-turn-helix transcriptional regulator: MINASNYFDNLNLTQAVDKVLFCIKTKGPISTAVIANDLNMTGEAARQHIQKLTSLGLVEGAQYLSQTGAGRPRQNWVLTELGHQRFPDTHAQLALQLIDSVRTIFGDEGLEKLINQREMESREKYLTRCKNLPLVERLEALAEVRSEEGYMAKVEQDGDSWLFIENHCPICAAATACQNFCRSELTLFSEIVGDNGSIEREQYLLNGAGRCVYRVKVKS; this comes from the coding sequence ATGATTAATGCAAGTAATTACTTTGATAATTTAAATTTGACACAGGCCGTGGATAAGGTTCTTTTTTGTATCAAAACTAAAGGGCCAATTTCTACCGCTGTGATCGCAAATGATTTAAATATGACCGGAGAAGCGGCAAGGCAGCACATCCAAAAACTGACGTCATTAGGGTTAGTTGAGGGGGCGCAGTACTTATCGCAAACAGGAGCAGGACGACCTCGACAAAATTGGGTGCTAACGGAGTTGGGGCATCAACGTTTTCCGGATACACACGCGCAGCTTGCTCTTCAATTGATTGATTCCGTTCGTACTATTTTTGGCGATGAAGGCCTAGAAAAGCTGATTAACCAAAGGGAAATGGAAAGCCGAGAAAAATATTTAACCCGTTGTAAAAATTTACCATTAGTTGAGCGGCTTGAAGCATTGGCTGAAGTGCGTAGCGAAGAAGGGTATATGGCGAAGGTTGAGCAAGATGGTGACAGTTGGTTGTTTATCGAAAACCATTGTCCAATTTGTGCAGCAGCCACTGCTTGCCAAAACTTTTGTCGTTCAGAATTGACGTTGTTCAGTGAGATTGTGGGTGATAATGGTAGCATTGAACGCGAACAGTACTTATTAAATGGAGCTGGGCGCTGTGTGTATCGTGTGAAGGTTAAAAGCTAA
- a CDS encoding penicillin G acylase has product MKKHLISIAIVLSLSSLSLSSFSQSTQIKIERDNYGVPHIYANDTYSLFYGYGYAVAQDRLFQMEMAKRSTQGTVSEVLGKDYISFDKEIRNNYWPDSIHKQITQLPSQEQDILRGYADGMNAWIKQINTKPDDLMPKQFIDYDFLPSQWTSFDVAMIMVGTMANRFSDMNSEIDNLALLTALKDKYGEQLGVEFFNQINWLNNPNAPTTISSEEFTYSDSQKTKNISQLNQISDYRLTAPMFERTAKDTTGKVIALSSQENNALIAKQYEQSGANGLAGYPTTSNVWLVGKTKASGAKAILLNGPQFGWFNPAYTYGIGLHGAGFNIVGNTPFAYPAILFGHNGHISWGSTAGFGDGVDIFAEQVSPEDPNSYFHQGQWKKMLSRQETLNVKGEQPITFEIYRTVHGNVVKRDKTTHTAYSKARAWDGKELTSLMAWVKQGQAQNWQQWLDQAQNQALTINWYYADKDGNIGYVHTGHYPDRQINHDPRLPVSGTGEWDWKGIQPFANNPKVYNPKSGYIANWNNSPAKNYPASDLFAFLWGSADRVTEIDNRIEAYDKLTADDMWAILQQTSRVDLNHRLFTPFLTQATQGLPSNDSSVKLVSMLQQWDGINQLSSDRKHYIHPGSAILDIWLKEMLKATLGQTVPAPFDKWYLASGYETTQEGPTGSLNISTGAKLLYESLLEDKSPIPQSIDLFSGQPQNDVIRKALNTTYQKMIEKYGDDPANWQTPATALTFRENNFFGIPQALPQENFHQNEYHNRGTENDLIVFTEEGVSAWDVVAPGQSGFISPQGKPSPHYQDQLALYQQFGKKPLWLNSEELAPHIESTETLIIER; this is encoded by the coding sequence ATGAAAAAACACCTCATCTCAATCGCTATTGTTCTAAGTTTAAGCTCCTTATCACTGTCATCATTTTCTCAATCAACTCAAATTAAAATTGAACGAGATAATTATGGCGTCCCTCATATTTATGCCAATGATACTTATAGCCTGTTCTATGGGTACGGCTATGCTGTGGCACAGGACCGATTATTCCAAATGGAAATGGCCAAACGCAGTACCCAAGGTACTGTTTCTGAAGTATTAGGTAAGGATTATATTTCTTTTGATAAAGAAATCAGAAACAACTATTGGCCTGATTCTATCCATAAACAAATCACTCAGTTACCCTCCCAAGAACAAGATATTTTAAGAGGGTATGCAGATGGTATGAATGCATGGATTAAACAAATCAATACTAAACCAGATGACTTAATGCCAAAACAGTTCATTGACTATGATTTTTTGCCATCCCAATGGACGAGTTTTGATGTTGCTATGATTATGGTCGGTACAATGGCAAACCGCTTTTCCGATATGAATAGTGAAATTGATAATCTAGCATTACTCACTGCGCTTAAAGATAAGTATGGTGAACAATTGGGAGTAGAGTTCTTTAACCAAATTAATTGGCTTAATAATCCCAATGCGCCAACAACAATATCATCAGAAGAGTTCACCTATTCAGATTCACAAAAAACAAAAAATATATCTCAATTGAATCAAATTAGTGATTACCGACTTACTGCTCCCATGTTTGAACGCACAGCCAAAGATACAACTGGAAAAGTCATTGCGCTTTCTTCTCAAGAAAATAATGCGTTAATCGCTAAGCAATATGAACAAAGTGGTGCGAATGGGCTAGCTGGCTATCCAACCACCAGCAATGTTTGGCTTGTTGGAAAAACAAAAGCTTCTGGCGCAAAAGCCATTTTACTTAATGGCCCACAGTTTGGTTGGTTTAACCCAGCCTATACATACGGTATCGGCTTACATGGGGCAGGGTTTAATATTGTCGGAAATACACCGTTTGCTTATCCCGCGATTTTATTCGGCCATAATGGACATATATCTTGGGGTTCTACCGCTGGGTTTGGTGACGGTGTTGATATATTTGCAGAACAAGTTTCACCTGAAGACCCGAATAGCTACTTCCACCAAGGGCAGTGGAAAAAAATGCTTTCTCGCCAAGAGACATTGAATGTAAAAGGTGAACAACCCATTACTTTTGAAATATACCGTACTGTGCACGGTAATGTGGTTAAACGAGATAAGACAACTCACACCGCCTACAGCAAAGCTCGCGCATGGGATGGCAAGGAGCTTACATCCTTAATGGCTTGGGTAAAGCAAGGGCAAGCGCAAAACTGGCAGCAATGGCTAGACCAAGCACAAAATCAAGCACTGACGATCAATTGGTATTATGCAGATAAAGATGGAAACATTGGCTATGTCCATACCGGACACTACCCCGATCGCCAAATAAACCATGATCCTCGTTTACCAGTATCAGGCACGGGAGAATGGGACTGGAAAGGTATACAACCTTTTGCTAATAACCCAAAAGTGTATAACCCCAAATCAGGTTATATCGCCAACTGGAATAACTCCCCAGCTAAAAATTACCCCGCTAGCGACTTATTTGCCTTCTTATGGGGCAGTGCAGATAGGGTGACAGAAATCGATAACCGCATTGAAGCCTATGATAAGTTAACGGCTGATGATATGTGGGCGATTTTACAGCAAACTAGCCGTGTCGACCTTAATCATCGCTTATTTACACCATTTCTAACTCAAGCGACACAAGGTTTGCCATCAAATGACAGTAGCGTCAAATTAGTGTCCATGCTCCAGCAATGGGATGGCATAAACCAGTTATCAAGTGATAGAAAACATTATATTCACCCAGGGTCTGCTATCCTCGATATCTGGTTAAAAGAAATGCTTAAAGCCACCCTAGGCCAAACCGTCCCTGCTCCATTTGATAAATGGTACCTAGCGAGTGGTTATGAGACGACGCAAGAAGGCCCAACAGGGTCATTAAATATCAGTACAGGTGCAAAATTACTGTATGAATCTCTCTTAGAAGATAAATCCCCCATACCTCAGTCTATCGATTTATTTTCAGGACAACCGCAGAATGATGTTATTAGAAAGGCTTTGAATACCACTTACCAAAAAATGATAGAAAAATACGGTGATGACCCGGCTAATTGGCAAACACCAGCCACGGCATTAACCTTCCGTGAAAATAATTTTTTTGGTATACCACAAGCCTTACCTCAAGAAAATTTCCATCAAAATGAATACCATAATAGGGGAACTGAAAACGACTTAATCGTGTTTACCGAAGAAGGGGTGAGTGCATGGGACGTTGTAGCTCCAGGGCAAAGTGGCTTTATCTCCCCGCAAGGAAAACCTTCGCCTCACTACCAAGACCAACTCGCTTTATATCAGCAATTTGGTAAGAAACCGTTATGGCTTAACAGCGAAGAGCTGGCGCCACATATTGAGTCAACTGAAACACTAATAATTGAGAGATAA
- a CDS encoding DNA repair ATPase has protein sequence MSDIQDTDREQEILDSAVAEGGAYEILRKRLTDQGQQLHQKAAQLNEMRLDEFGQSQMDIIGRIRIRTENNCQARDIVRVGEWLLFGYNVFLGLKKETHLEDVFSLYRLIENNDEFDVEAVPYEETFLNDNRFVQDFTELYTYYKNTQLLQLVERDGKLLASFQIGDRITDVRVFRWSISSDKRKIEYIDNRGERDIALPPAYDFEWQKTTREDTVNGRYPHINVLDTVFIETIGGDLTIKCENNTEDGLGIYREAVLDKNQSLDDAQIEYAQTGSLILLKVLPYREETWRYLVYNTLSQSVQRIDAIGQACVQLPEDHGIIFPGGYYLQNGDYKTFEQSMDGMRFRRLRRSPNGEDVLYVFYSPNQGRIALFNYNLIERTLSVPLIGHGYAMLEDGKMVLFEGEGEEATRVHPMQVWQTPFYSEEFADQQPTRSGFLGRIGNADLVRGISEILNISKEIEGSQISIARYELLSQQAKNLLDIYYWFGDEQCLGIGKLLKEITQTSELVLDEYEKVESIRQQSAKSMNEAISRQKSLLSLTLPESWADIQQFVDGLNALSAQRGHLISLREFRYMDLEKLSEMESEIEKNQQYVSQETAVFLASDKALQPFKTQLTVFEEQIEKAQNSAQLDIPMKDMEKMSTDLDMLSNLMASLSFNDVTQQTHIIDAISQIYAQLNQSRARLQQKRKSQSSVETVAQFGAQFRLFSQGITNALSLATDPERCDDQLSRLLVQLEELESQFSNHDEFLDDILAKREELLETFESHKQVLIDDRQRRAQNLVTAADRLLDSLQRRTARLQSQDELNAFFASDPLALKTREIIEKLREINDNVKADDIDARLKSSRDQAIRVLRDKTDIFEDGGNVIKLGRHRFSVNTQELDLTILPKNEQLWVYLTGTDFQEPIENEQLSQLKPYWSASLESESDTVYRAEYLAYSVIYAATKRQDGLDFDILKNALTSTEKLEKIVRDFASPRYKEGYEKGIHDHDAVALLKKLLPLGESADLLRYSPTARAIAAIYWEQVQNDDFPALWPERARTAMNIHQLFHNDNALIDLQAEIEAGISLFLHDNPIQCQAYEQTQAAEYLSFVLARTPIELVYSKYARELVLALQSRLEDAHMWGDFNRSQQNLGTRYAQRWSLVQNWLQGLCSTPEFADLVPYIPGAIAIIILDKVASARFSEADLYFKVSGLLGEHPTIENQTLALSLDNYFSRMRGQRKRFIPEFRQYQALRQQIVTEERSRLKLHEYKAKPLSSFVRNKLINDVYLPIIGDNMAKQIGALGEGKRTDLMGLLLMISPPGYGKTTLMEYAADRLGLIFMKVNGPALGHDVLSLDPEQAPNATARQELEKLNLALEMGNNVMLYVDDIQHTHPEFLQKFISLCDGTRRIEGVWKGKTKTYDMRGKKFCVVMAGNPYTESGEVFRIPDMLANRADIYNLGEVLGGMDEAFALSYIENSLTSNPVLAPLALRDLNDLYLFVDKAMGKSVSTNTLSYPYSDAEINEITSVISKLIKLRDVVLKVNQHYIASAAQSDKYRTEPAFRLQGSYRNMNKLSEKISSVMNNDELERLLDDHYLGEAQLLTTGAEENLLKLAELRGTLTEKDSARWQQIKKDFMRNKSLGGDNADIGDRVVGQLASLVESIQALGNH, from the coding sequence ATGTCAGATATTCAGGATACGGATCGCGAACAAGAAATACTCGATAGCGCTGTTGCAGAAGGCGGTGCTTATGAAATATTACGTAAACGCCTGACAGACCAAGGGCAACAACTGCATCAAAAAGCCGCACAACTTAATGAAATGCGGTTGGATGAATTTGGTCAAAGCCAAATGGATATTATTGGTCGTATTCGCATTCGTACTGAAAATAATTGCCAAGCAAGGGATATTGTCCGCGTCGGTGAATGGCTTTTATTTGGCTATAACGTATTCCTCGGCCTAAAAAAAGAAACACACCTCGAAGATGTATTTTCACTATATCGGTTAATTGAAAACAACGATGAGTTTGATGTTGAAGCCGTCCCTTATGAAGAAACTTTCTTAAATGATAATCGCTTTGTTCAAGACTTTACTGAACTCTATACCTATTATAAGAACACACAGTTACTGCAACTTGTTGAACGGGACGGCAAACTTCTCGCTAGCTTTCAAATTGGCGATCGCATCACGGATGTGCGAGTTTTCCGCTGGTCAATCTCCAGCGACAAACGCAAAATTGAGTATATTGATAACCGGGGTGAACGCGATATTGCCCTCCCACCTGCTTATGATTTTGAATGGCAAAAAACCACGCGGGAAGACACCGTTAACGGCCGATACCCTCACATCAATGTTCTTGACACTGTATTCATAGAAACTATTGGTGGTGATTTAACCATCAAATGTGAAAATAATACTGAAGATGGTTTAGGGATTTACCGAGAAGCAGTTCTTGATAAAAACCAATCTTTAGATGACGCACAAATTGAATATGCACAAACTGGCAGCCTAATTCTCTTAAAAGTTTTACCTTATCGGGAAGAAACTTGGCGTTACTTGGTTTACAACACACTCTCTCAATCCGTACAACGTATTGATGCTATTGGGCAAGCATGTGTCCAGCTACCAGAAGACCACGGTATTATTTTCCCTGGCGGCTACTACTTACAAAATGGTGACTATAAAACGTTTGAGCAATCTATGGATGGAATGCGTTTTCGCCGTTTGCGTCGTTCTCCAAATGGAGAGGATGTCCTATATGTTTTCTATTCACCAAATCAAGGACGCATTGCCCTATTCAATTATAATTTAATTGAACGCACACTTTCGGTTCCACTTATTGGCCATGGCTATGCCATGCTTGAAGATGGAAAAATGGTGTTATTTGAAGGTGAAGGGGAAGAAGCGACTCGCGTTCACCCTATGCAAGTTTGGCAGACCCCATTTTACTCAGAAGAATTTGCCGACCAACAGCCAACTCGTAGCGGTTTTTTAGGGCGTATAGGCAATGCAGATTTAGTTCGGGGCATTTCTGAAATATTGAATATTTCCAAAGAAATAGAAGGCAGCCAAATTTCCATCGCTCGCTACGAGCTACTCAGCCAACAAGCGAAGAATTTACTGGATATTTATTACTGGTTTGGTGATGAACAATGCCTTGGTATTGGCAAATTGCTCAAAGAAATCACCCAAACAAGTGAGCTCGTTCTTGATGAATATGAAAAGGTCGAAAGCATACGACAGCAATCTGCCAAATCAATGAATGAGGCCATCAGCCGCCAAAAGTCACTACTTTCACTGACGTTACCTGAAAGTTGGGCTGATATTCAACAATTTGTTGATGGCTTAAATGCCCTAAGTGCTCAGCGCGGGCACTTGATTTCACTACGTGAATTTCGCTATATGGATTTAGAAAAGCTTAGCGAAATGGAAAGTGAAATAGAGAAAAATCAACAGTATGTCTCACAAGAGACCGCTGTCTTTCTCGCTAGCGATAAAGCATTACAGCCCTTTAAAACACAATTAACTGTTTTCGAAGAACAAATAGAAAAAGCCCAAAACAGTGCTCAGCTAGACATTCCAATGAAAGATATGGAAAAAATGTCTACTGATTTAGATATGCTATCAAACTTAATGGCTTCACTGAGTTTCAACGATGTCACACAACAAACTCACATTATTGATGCTATTTCGCAAATCTATGCTCAGCTAAACCAATCTCGAGCTCGTTTACAACAAAAACGAAAATCGCAAAGCAGCGTGGAAACTGTTGCTCAATTTGGCGCACAATTCCGGCTGTTCAGCCAAGGCATTACCAATGCCCTGTCTCTTGCCACTGATCCTGAGCGTTGTGATGATCAGCTATCAAGATTACTTGTTCAGTTAGAAGAACTCGAAAGCCAATTTAGCAATCATGATGAATTTCTTGATGATATCTTGGCTAAGCGGGAAGAATTACTCGAAACATTTGAATCACATAAACAAGTTCTTATTGATGACCGCCAGCGCCGCGCACAAAATTTAGTTACTGCGGCTGATCGTCTACTAGACAGCCTGCAACGACGAACAGCTCGTTTACAGTCTCAAGATGAACTCAATGCCTTCTTTGCCTCAGACCCTCTAGCGCTTAAAACACGTGAAATAATTGAAAAATTAAGGGAAATTAACGATAACGTTAAAGCTGATGACATTGACGCACGTTTGAAATCCTCTCGGGACCAAGCCATTCGAGTTTTGCGTGATAAAACAGATATTTTTGAAGATGGTGGAAATGTCATTAAGCTCGGGCGTCACCGGTTCAGCGTAAACACCCAAGAGCTTGACCTTACTATTTTACCCAAAAATGAACAACTCTGGGTTTATCTCACAGGAACAGACTTCCAAGAACCCATAGAAAATGAACAATTATCACAGCTCAAACCTTATTGGAGCGCTTCATTAGAATCTGAGTCTGATACGGTTTACCGTGCCGAATACCTCGCTTATTCAGTTATCTATGCCGCAACAAAACGCCAAGATGGGCTAGATTTTGACATTCTAAAAAACGCATTAACATCAACAGAAAAACTTGAAAAAATTGTCCGTGATTTTGCGAGCCCACGTTATAAAGAAGGCTATGAGAAAGGTATTCATGACCACGATGCAGTCGCTTTACTGAAAAAACTACTGCCACTCGGTGAAAGTGCAGATTTATTACGGTATAGCCCAACAGCCCGTGCTATCGCAGCTATTTATTGGGAGCAAGTTCAAAACGACGATTTCCCCGCTTTATGGCCTGAACGTGCAAGAACAGCTATGAATATTCACCAATTATTCCATAATGACAATGCACTGATTGACCTACAAGCTGAAATCGAAGCGGGGATTAGCTTATTTTTACACGATAACCCCATTCAATGCCAAGCCTATGAGCAAACCCAAGCCGCTGAATATCTTAGTTTTGTATTAGCAAGAACCCCAATAGAGCTCGTCTATAGCAAGTACGCCAGGGAGTTAGTTTTAGCGCTCCAGAGCCGCTTAGAAGACGCTCATATGTGGGGTGATTTTAATCGCTCACAACAAAATTTAGGCACTCGCTACGCTCAGCGCTGGTCATTAGTTCAAAACTGGCTACAAGGGCTGTGCTCAACCCCTGAGTTTGCTGACCTTGTTCCATACATACCGGGTGCTATTGCCATTATTATCTTAGATAAAGTCGCTTCTGCTCGTTTTAGTGAAGCTGATCTTTACTTTAAGGTTAGTGGGTTGCTCGGGGAACACCCGACCATTGAAAACCAAACTCTAGCACTGAGTTTAGATAACTACTTCAGTCGTATGCGTGGTCAAAGGAAGCGATTCATTCCCGAATTTCGTCAGTACCAAGCGCTGCGCCAACAGATTGTGACTGAAGAACGTAGTCGTTTAAAACTGCATGAATATAAAGCAAAGCCACTCAGCTCTTTTGTACGTAACAAACTGATAAACGACGTCTATTTGCCTATCATTGGCGATAATATGGCAAAACAAATTGGGGCTTTAGGGGAAGGTAAACGCACTGACCTCATGGGGCTGCTATTAATGATTTCACCGCCCGGGTACGGTAAAACCACATTAATGGAATATGCCGCTGACCGTTTAGGGCTAATTTTTATGAAGGTCAACGGCCCAGCTCTTGGCCATGATGTACTTTCTCTTGATCCTGAACAAGCACCCAACGCAACCGCAAGACAGGAACTAGAAAAACTCAATCTAGCTTTAGAAATGGGTAATAATGTGATGCTATACGTTGATGATATTCAGCACACACACCCTGAGTTTTTGCAAAAATTTATTTCCTTATGTGATGGGACACGGCGTATTGAAGGAGTTTGGAAAGGCAAAACCAAAACATATGACATGCGGGGTAAAAAATTCTGTGTCGTTATGGCAGGGAATCCATACACCGAATCTGGGGAAGTATTCCGCATTCCAGATATGCTAGCAAACCGTGCGGATATTTATAACCTTGGTGAAGTGCTTGGTGGTATGGATGAAGCATTTGCTTTGAGCTATATCGAAAACAGCCTGACATCAAACCCAGTATTAGCCCCTCTTGCATTACGAGATCTAAACGACCTGTACTTATTTGTCGATAAAGCGATGGGCAAATCCGTCTCTACCAATACCTTAAGTTACCCATACTCTGATGCTGAAATTAATGAAATCACTTCGGTAATCAGCAAGTTAATTAAGTTACGGGATGTTGTATTGAAAGTGAATCAACACTATATCGCTAGCGCAGCGCAATCCGATAAATACCGGACAGAGCCTGCATTTCGCTTGCAAGGTAGTTACCGTAATATGAATAAACTCAGCGAAAAAATCTCTTCAGTGATGAATAATGATGAACTTGAAAGATTACTCGATGACCACTACTTGGGTGAAGCACAGCTTCTCACAACAGGTGCAGAAGAGAACTTACTCAAACTGGCTGAACTGCGTGGTACATTAACAGAAAAAGATTCTGCACGGTGGCAACAAATCAAGAAAGACTTTATGCGTAACAAATCGTTAGGTGGAGATAATGCAGATATTGGTGATCGGGTTGTTGGCCAGCTAGCGTCACTTGTTGAAAGTATTCAAGCACTAGGCAACCACTAA